A portion of the Lolium rigidum isolate FL_2022 chromosome 1, APGP_CSIRO_Lrig_0.1, whole genome shotgun sequence genome contains these proteins:
- the LOC124649294 gene encoding coniferyl alcohol acyltransferase-like gives MEGCGVRVVSRRLFRASAPSMEPHVMAVSNLDLFSNLVQLSMVCVYPKPKPSGAGDTFQGIVATFETHLPAYLNYFFPLAGRILVDPISGLPEIHCYNQGAELIVADAGVELQALDWGLTEGSVRAIMVPYAAEVALSVQLVSFSCGGFAVVWATNNLIGDGNVMVMMVRMWSELVRTGSISEDGVPNHDRSVFRPRERPWYGPAVAKMFTRWEQEQEVNALTVEESFVERLYYVEARDIAMLRGKSGGTRVQALSAYLWKLLAGMVAKSKLLSEGEKRCRMIWWVDGRRRLRLSPSLRNYVGCVTAYALGEAAAATVLSAPLAGVADMVREAITAVDYEELYQQMVDYMEVHKPGRYYEAATVGLGGATLGQTYWSSFPNDSDFGFGQAGLAMPVHGCLGRMCMGLMCIAAKPGDPETFILSAYVWRRMAAALDSDEQGIFKPLTAEYLGL, from the coding sequence ATGGAGGGTTGTGGAGTCCGGGTGGTGAGCCGACGCCTGTTCAGGGCCTCGGCGCCCTCCATGGAGCCGCATGTGATGGCAGTCTCAAACCTTGACCTCTTCTCAAACCTCGTGCAACTGTCTATGGTATGTGTGTACCCCAAGCCCAAGCCCAGCGGTGCCGGCGACACCTTCCAAGGCATTGTTGCCACCTTCGAGACCCACCTGCCGGCGTACCTCAACTATTTCTTCCCTCTTGCCGGCCGCATCCTGGTGGATCCCATCTCGGGCCTCCCCGAGATACACTGCTACAACCAAGGGGCAGAGCTGATCGTGGCGGACGCCGGCGTGGAGCTGCAGGCCCTGGACTGGGGCCTGACGGAGGGGTCCGTGAGGGCGATCATGGTTCCATACGCCGCCGAGGTGGCGCTGTCGGTGCAGCTGGTGTCCTTCTCCTGCGGCGGATTCGCCGTGGTGTGGGCCACCAATAACCTCATCGGCGACGGGaatgtgatggtgatgatggtgaggaTGTGGTCGGAGCTGGTCCGGACGGGGAGCATCTCCGAGGACGGTGTCCCCAACCATGACCGGTCCGTGTTCAGGCCTCGCGAGCGGCCGTGGTACGGCCCCGCGGTGGCCAAGATGTTCACGCGgtgggagcaggagcaggaggtgAACGCTCTGACGGTGGAGGAGAGCTTCGTGGAGCGGCTCTACTACGTGGAGGCTCGCGACATTGCCATGCTGCGGGGCAAGAGCGGAGGCACGCGCGTCCAGGCCTTGTCCGCCTACCTGTGGAAGCTCCTGGCGGGCATGGTGGCCAAGTCCAAGCTCCTGAGCGAGGGCGAGAAGCGGTGCCGCATGATATGGTGGGTGGACGGGCGGCGGCGCCTGCGCTTGTCGCCGTCGCTGCGCAACTACGTCGGCTGCGTCACGGCCTATGCGcttggggaggcggcggcggcgacggtgctcAGCGCGCCGCTGGCGGGGGTGGCGGACATGGTGCGCGAGGCCATCACGGCGGTGGACTACGAGGAGCTGTACCAGCAGATGGTGGACTACATGGAGGTGCACAAGCCCGGGAGGTACTACGAGGCCGCCACGGTGGGGCTCGGTGGCGCCACGCTGGGGCAGACCTACTGGTCCTCCTTCCCCAACGACTCCGACTTCGGCTTCGGCCAGGCCGGCTTGGCCATGCCCGTGCACGGCTGCCTCGGCAGGATGTGCATGGGCCTCATGTGCATCGCGGCTAAGCCAGGGGACCCCGAAACATTCATCCTCAGCGCATACGTGTGGCGGCGGATGGCCGCGGCGCTTGATTCCGACGAGCAGGGCATCTTCAAGCCGCTCACCGCCGAGTACCTTGGGCTCTGA